A stretch of the Papaver somniferum cultivar HN1 chromosome 6, ASM357369v1, whole genome shotgun sequence genome encodes the following:
- the LOC113287706 gene encoding uncharacterized protein LOC113287706, which translates to MMKDTEMIMMMNWGTWEELLLGGAVIRHGTRAWDAVASELRSRTIYPFSFTPEVCKAKYRDLRKRYCGCKTWFEELRKQRVAELKRELVKSEDSIGSLETKIESLKAEKVEDQLQDNDNINMVRYDPSPNVSPDSNESTERIGFHRKETTSNNSKDGLSASSFTEETRTNWSPVCQVPVATASNQEMDNLIDTDPEDAKVKPENLRSVEEVCADIQISNLRKRRGKRKRKDCSSIELKKETSVGENGESDVLSTAEVAMDGPDFDDQSAKLSHRVDQTVVVKGGEKLDLMKIFESFMENEHASMFCSRLDSQKRARYKNTIRRHMDFNTIRAGISNGSIKSTRELYRDILLLTNNAINFYSKNTRQYTFAISLRNLAKNTFQQIQSVSCLDSGGDSIGGGGDRISCEAQQFSLPVKPRSIRPHIRKVIGKLVTEERMSPKKEGKKSQPEVEDMLFPPRETKKGKAETTEEVSTSKKDTKKGQTEMGERITLKLTKKRKTEAEEIIAQKPVNKNSKTEVPKQMIPSRKETKKGSSDAKILVESPLVALEVVKKTGAGRSKKVGRGNGGGQKPKRVDTDGVVKGRKRTRIR; encoded by the exons ATGATGAAGGACACagagatgattatgatgatgaattgGGGTACATGGGAAGAGCTTCTTCTTGGTGGTGCTGTTATCCGCCATGGAACCCGAGCCTGGGATGCTGTAGCCTCGGAACTCCGATCCAGAACCATTTATCCATTCTCCTTCACACCGGAG GTATGTAAAGCCAAATATAGAGACTTGAGAAAGCGATATTGCGGATGCAA GACTTGGTTTGAAGAGCTTCGAAAGCAAAGAGTTGCTGAACTGAAACGTGAATTGGTGAAGTCGGAAGACTCCATTGG ATCATTagaaacaaagattgagagtttgAAAGCTGAGAAAGTTGAAGATCAGCTTCAGGATAATGATAATATCAACATGGTTAGATATGACCCAAGCCCAAATGTATCGCCAGATTCTAATGAAAGTACAGAAAGAATTGGCTTTCACCGAAAGGAAACAACATCGAATAATTCTAAAGATGGATTATCAGCCAGTAGTTTTACCGAAGAAACTCGTACAAACTGGTCGCCGGTGTGTCAGGTTCCCGTAGCAACTGCATCGAATCAAGAAATGGATAATCTTATTGATACAGACCCTGAAGATGCAAAAGTAAAGCCAGAGAATCTGAGGAGTGTTGAAGAAGTTTGTGCTGATATTCAAATCAGTAATTTGAGGAAAAGAAGAGGGAAAAGGAAGAGAAAAGATTGTAGTAGTATAGAgctgaagaaggaaacaagtgtaggagaaaatggagaaagtgATGTACTGAGTACAGCTGAGGTTGCTATGGATGGTccagattttgatgatcagagTGCAAAACTTTCTCATAGAGTTGACCAGACAGTTGTCGTGAAGGGAGGAGAGAAacttgatttgatgaaaatctttGAATCATTCATGGAGAATGAACATGCATCTATGTTTTGCTCCCGCCTTGATAGTCAG AAGAGAGCAAGGTACAAGAATACCATTCGTCGGCACATGGATTTCAACACCATAAGAGCAGGAATTAGCAATGGTTCAATTAAATCAACCAGAGAACTTTATAGAGATATTCTTCTACTCACCAACAATGCCATAAATTTCTATTCAAAAAATACACGCCAATACACCTTTGCTATCAGCCTCAGGAATCTTGCCAAAAATACATTCCAGCAAATTCAGAGTGTGTCATGTTTAGATTCTGGTGGAGATAGTATTGGCGGAGGTGGTGATAGAATATCTTGTGAAGCACAGCAATTCAGCTTACCTGTAAAACCTAGAAGTATACGACCTCATATCCGGAAAGTCATTGGAAAACTCGTGACAGAAGAGAGAATGTCACCCAAGAAGGAGGGCAAAAAGAGTCAACCTGAGGTGGAAGATATGCTTTTTCCCCCAAGAGAAACAAAGAAAGGTAAAGCAGAGACTACGGAAGAGGTTAGTACTTCGAAAAAAGATACTAAGAAAGGTCAAACTGAGATGGGAGAAAGAATTACCTTAAAGCTAACAAAGAAACGTAAGACTGAGGCGGAAGAAATAATTGCCCAGAAGCCAGTGAATAAGAATAGTAAAACCGAGGTGCCAAAACAGATGATTCCTTCTAGAAAAGAAACCAAGAAAGGCAGTTCCGATGCTAAGATTTTGGTGGAGTCACCGTTAGTGGCTTTAGAGGTGGTGAAGAAAACTGGAGCAGGTAGAAGTAAGAAGGTTGGGAGAGGAAATGGTGGTGGTCAAAAACCGAAACGAGTTGACACTGATGGAGTGGTAAAAGGAAGGAAAAGAACGCGTATAAGGTGA